A stretch of Synechococcus sp. WH 8020 DNA encodes these proteins:
- a CDS encoding SDR family oxidoreductase: MATFLVTGANRGIGLEFCRQLHDRDDHVIAVCRQASPELEGMGVEIQAGIELTCETSIQRLVRNLGKRQLDGVILNAGILQSMSLENLDSEGIKRQFEVNALAPLLLAQSLIEQMPHGAKLALITSRMGSIDDNTSGGSYGYRMSKVALNIAGRSLSIDLKPRGIAVAILHPGLVSTRMINFNPNGISTKTAVLGLLARIDELELETSGRFWHSNGQQLPW, translated from the coding sequence TTGGCCACCTTTCTTGTCACAGGCGCAAACAGGGGAATCGGTCTTGAATTCTGCCGTCAATTGCACGATCGCGATGATCACGTGATTGCGGTATGCCGACAAGCCTCTCCAGAGCTTGAGGGTATGGGTGTGGAGATTCAGGCGGGGATCGAACTCACTTGTGAAACCTCTATCCAACGGTTAGTTCGGAACCTGGGAAAACGACAATTGGATGGTGTCATCCTCAATGCGGGGATTCTGCAATCAATGAGTCTCGAGAACCTGGATAGCGAAGGGATTAAACGTCAATTCGAGGTCAATGCGTTAGCGCCGTTGTTGCTGGCACAATCTCTGATCGAACAGATGCCTCACGGGGCGAAGCTCGCCCTGATAACCAGTCGAATGGGGTCTATCGACGACAACACTTCGGGTGGCTCATACGGCTATCGAATGTCAAAAGTGGCACTAAACATTGCTGGACGATCCCTATCGATCGATTTGAAACCACGCGGAATCGCGGTAGCCATCCTTCACCCAGGGCTCGTCAGCACGAGAATGATCAACTTCAACCCGAATGGCATCAGCACCAAAACAGCAGTGCTGGGGTTGTTGGCACGGATTGATGAGCTTGAACTAGAAACGAGCGGGAGGTTTTGGCACTCCAATGGCCAGCAGCTTCCTTGGTAA
- a CDS encoding NAD-dependent epimerase/dehydratase family protein yields the protein MTSYSVIGCGYVGSYVAASMKNQGHYVVGTTRSSQRFAELRHVVNEPISLDLAQQDCDFSFLEDQQGLLISVAPTQNGDGYQDVFSNGIRNLARALRCRQSTQQLHVTYISSAGVYGDHHGELVTEDSAVDCLNPVNAMLVEAENVLLTIDRPDTTICVLRLGGIYGPGRDMVSMIKQAAGQPIPKNGNDIPAWSGVFDITNGVCFAFSNQLAGIYNLVDDMQLSRRELSNEICDIDGLPPVIWANQNPPDARTINAKVTNHKIKSTGFRLSSPSMLMPTPV from the coding sequence ATGACCTCCTATTCAGTCATTGGCTGTGGCTACGTCGGTAGCTACGTGGCGGCAAGCATGAAAAATCAAGGGCATTACGTCGTTGGAACAACCCGTTCTTCACAACGGTTTGCCGAATTGCGCCATGTGGTCAACGAGCCAATCAGTCTTGACCTTGCACAGCAAGACTGCGATTTTTCATTTCTTGAGGATCAGCAGGGTTTGCTGATTAGCGTCGCCCCAACGCAAAATGGTGACGGGTATCAAGACGTTTTTTCGAATGGGATCCGAAATCTTGCCCGAGCTCTGCGCTGTCGACAGTCCACCCAGCAGCTCCATGTGACCTACATCAGCTCAGCCGGAGTGTATGGAGATCATCACGGTGAATTGGTGACCGAGGATTCGGCAGTGGATTGTTTAAATCCTGTCAATGCGATGTTGGTTGAGGCCGAAAACGTTCTACTCACAATCGATCGCCCCGACACCACAATCTGCGTCTTGCGCTTGGGTGGTATTTACGGTCCTGGTCGAGACATGGTGTCCATGATTAAGCAAGCAGCTGGACAACCGATTCCCAAAAATGGAAATGACATACCTGCTTGGAGTGGTGTTTTTGATATCACCAATGGTGTGTGTTTTGCTTTCAGCAATCAGCTTGCAGGGATTTATAATCTTGTTGATGACATGCAGCTCAGTCGGCGTGAATTGTCAAATGAAATTTGTGACATTGATGGCTTGCCCCCTGTGATCTGGGCGAACCAAAATCCTCCTGATGCGAGAACGATCAATGCCAAGGTGACCAATCACAAAATCAAATCAACAGGATTTCGCCTGAGCTCACCTTCGATGCTCATGCCCACTCCGGTTTAG
- a CDS encoding class I SAM-dependent methyltransferase, with amino-acid sequence MIWGRALNNRDRQPEVMDQPGLDPREHAKALMGLRRINTISRCSAGLYRPIESLAITQPATPLRVLELACGGGDTAIDLALMAKRKGLGLEIHACDLNPEAVEIAKTNARTRKAEITVFTADALAKPADPITFDVVYCTLFAHHLDEIDVVRLLEVMALRSRKLILVDDLIRSRLGFALAWIGTRLLSRSWVVHTDGPLSVRGAFQPDEMMGIAKRAGLKGAQIKRSWPERYLLSWTRY; translated from the coding sequence ATGATCTGGGGTAGAGCGCTCAACAACCGCGATCGACAACCGGAAGTGATGGATCAACCGGGCCTCGATCCCAGAGAGCATGCAAAAGCGTTAATGGGTTTGAGACGCATCAATACGATCAGTCGCTGCTCTGCTGGCCTGTATCGGCCCATCGAGTCTCTAGCGATCACTCAGCCAGCCACACCGCTTCGTGTTCTCGAACTTGCCTGTGGAGGCGGTGATACAGCCATCGACCTTGCCCTGATGGCCAAGCGAAAGGGTTTGGGACTCGAGATTCATGCCTGTGATCTCAACCCTGAGGCCGTCGAGATTGCTAAGACCAATGCAAGAACAAGAAAGGCTGAAATCACTGTCTTTACTGCTGATGCTTTGGCAAAGCCAGCGGACCCGATCACTTTTGATGTGGTGTATTGCACGCTGTTCGCGCATCACCTAGATGAGATTGACGTGGTTCGCCTCTTAGAAGTGATGGCACTACGATCTCGAAAACTCATTCTCGTGGATGACTTAATTCGTAGTCGACTTGGGTTTGCATTGGCCTGGATTGGCACCCGACTCTTAAGTCGTTCCTGGGTGGTTCATACCGATGGTCCACTGTCTGTACGGGGAGCTTTTCAACCCGATGAAATGATGGGCATCGCCAAGCGAGCAGGTCTGAAAGGTGCGCAGATCAAACGCTCATGGCCAGAGCGATACCTGTTGAGCTGGACACGGTATTGA
- a CDS encoding NAD(P)/FAD-dependent oxidoreductase, producing the protein MQTLWDVLIIGGGPAGGLAALDCAKHGLRVLLVEQRLFPRWKVCGCCFNNQAQAILNSRGQNNLIVDSGGQALRSLRLGLRERETTLALPNGYALSRERFDQALIHAAIQAGATARFHVTAQVEAVSPEYRRVRLKDHQSGATSHAKARVVLVAAGLTQRCLPKHEAGLSDIHQQSRHGAGCVVFDDSHHYPVGAIHMAIGDRGYVGLVRREDGLLNLAGAFDREALSQGKGAIDAAQHVLNQAGFPVPEAVQQGQRWQRTAALSRSTGVVAGERFLVMGDAAGYVEPFTGEGMAWALTAGAAATPFVLKGVERWTEDLETHWKSTLQLTIGRRQMVCRALSSVLKRPRPTALLFELVNRWPAVAEQIISSLNEAKLPSPKGEPCL; encoded by the coding sequence ATGCAAACGTTGTGGGATGTCTTGATTATTGGAGGAGGCCCAGCCGGAGGTCTTGCAGCTTTGGATTGTGCGAAACATGGATTGCGCGTTTTGCTCGTTGAACAACGGTTATTTCCGCGCTGGAAGGTCTGTGGATGCTGCTTCAACAATCAGGCTCAAGCGATTCTGAACTCGCGAGGTCAGAACAACTTGATTGTGGATAGCGGTGGACAGGCACTAAGAAGCTTGCGCCTTGGTCTGCGTGAACGGGAAACAACGTTAGCCCTACCCAACGGGTATGCCCTGTCCCGTGAACGATTCGATCAAGCCCTGATCCATGCTGCAATCCAAGCTGGAGCAACAGCTCGCTTTCACGTTACGGCCCAAGTTGAAGCCGTATCCCCTGAGTACAGACGTGTGCGCCTAAAAGATCATCAAAGTGGAGCTACCAGCCATGCCAAAGCGCGCGTTGTGCTGGTGGCAGCTGGTCTGACCCAACGCTGCCTTCCCAAACATGAAGCAGGACTAAGCGACATTCACCAGCAATCAAGACATGGTGCTGGATGCGTCGTGTTTGATGACAGCCATCACTACCCGGTAGGAGCCATTCATATGGCTATTGGTGATAGGGGCTACGTGGGATTGGTTCGAAGGGAGGACGGATTGCTCAACCTGGCAGGAGCCTTTGATCGTGAGGCGCTATCCCAAGGAAAAGGAGCCATTGATGCTGCTCAACACGTATTAAATCAGGCAGGATTTCCGGTACCTGAAGCAGTTCAACAAGGCCAACGCTGGCAACGCACTGCAGCGCTTAGCCGGAGCACGGGTGTGGTGGCAGGTGAACGCTTTCTAGTGATGGGCGATGCCGCGGGATATGTCGAACCCTTCACCGGTGAAGGAATGGCCTGGGCGCTAACAGCGGGGGCTGCTGCTACACCGTTCGTTCTGAAAGGAGTGGAACGATGGACTGAGGATTTGGAAACGCACTGGAAGAGCACGCTTCAGCTGACGATCGGCAGGCGTCAAATGGTCTGTCGGGCCCTGTCTTCGGTGTTAAAACGCCCAAGGCCCACAGCTTTGTTATTTGAGCTCGTGAATCGATGGCCCGCCGTGGCTGAACAGATCATCTCCAGCCTGAACGAGGCCAAGCTGCCATCGCCCAAAGGTGAGCCATGCCTTTGA
- a CDS encoding type III polyketide synthase — protein sequence MPLSVRGLGTAIPEQTVNQTESTTLSQWVSADSEKQASLVRRIQRRSQVQTRGSVLLTGDAKQAIHQRLPFYGDESPSTATRMEAYRLHATSLALKASKQALAESKISAHTITHLITISCTGFHAPGVDCDLIDQLHLPLNTQRTHVGFMGCHAALNGLRVAHAFIEADPKAVVLLCAVELCSLHLQYGWNPEQVVANTLFADGAAAAVATYSERVTHEPSSSGLCLQASGSTVIPETRELMHWQIGNQGFSMGLSPKVPEAIANTLQPWLCEWLDARGTDLKNIQHWAIHPGGPRILQACAEALSLSEDQVAVSRHVLSHYGNMSSATILFVLKHMRQHHCHGPCVALAFGPGLCAEVALISL from the coding sequence ATGCCTTTGAGTGTTCGTGGGCTCGGTACCGCAATACCCGAGCAAACCGTCAATCAAACAGAATCAACAACACTGTCTCAATGGGTCAGTGCCGACAGTGAAAAACAAGCGTCGCTCGTACGACGCATTCAAAGGCGCTCGCAAGTCCAAACCAGAGGCAGTGTTTTATTAACTGGTGATGCAAAGCAGGCAATTCATCAACGCTTGCCGTTTTACGGGGATGAGAGCCCCAGCACGGCAACACGGATGGAAGCGTATCGACTGCATGCCACGTCATTGGCGCTGAAAGCAAGCAAACAGGCACTAGCAGAGTCGAAAATCTCTGCTCATACCATCACGCATCTGATCACAATCAGTTGTACAGGTTTTCATGCTCCTGGTGTTGATTGTGATCTGATTGATCAACTTCACTTACCACTAAATACACAACGCACGCATGTGGGATTTATGGGATGTCATGCGGCATTAAATGGTTTACGCGTTGCTCATGCTTTTATAGAAGCAGATCCCAAAGCTGTTGTTCTGCTTTGTGCTGTTGAACTATGCAGTCTGCATTTGCAATACGGCTGGAATCCTGAACAGGTCGTGGCCAATACTTTGTTTGCAGATGGTGCTGCTGCAGCGGTCGCGACGTATTCTGAGAGGGTCACCCATGAGCCAAGTTCAAGCGGATTGTGTCTACAGGCCTCCGGGTCCACAGTGATTCCAGAGACCAGAGAATTAATGCATTGGCAGATTGGAAATCAAGGTTTCTCGATGGGCTTATCCCCTAAAGTTCCTGAAGCAATTGCCAACACATTGCAACCATGGCTATGTGAATGGCTGGATGCCCGTGGCACAGATCTCAAGAACATTCAACATTGGGCCATTCATCCAGGAGGTCCAAGAATTCTTCAAGCATGCGCTGAAGCCTTATCACTGAGTGAAGACCAAGTAGCTGTTTCAAGACATGTCCTGAGTCACTACGGAAACATGTCGTCTGCAACCATTTTGTTTGTTCTTAAGCATATGCGCCAGCACCATTGTCATGGACCCTGTGTTGCACTTGCCTTCGGGCCGGGGTTATGTGCAGAAGTTGCTTTGATATCCCTATAG
- a CDS encoding DUF411 domain-containing protein, with the protein MKRVYLGVLMALFFAILSLPVNAQQAATIIEQPLSPSTRPKIAIYRSESCGCCTKWGEYIEAEGFPIQDKVVKDMDAFKQANGITPELASCHTAVVEGYVVEGHVPAASINKMLDERPDIRGLTAPGMPMGSPGMETAGIKAEAFDVLAIANDGTTTIYDQIRPK; encoded by the coding sequence ATGAAACGAGTTTATTTAGGGGTTTTAATGGCACTATTTTTTGCCATTCTCTCTCTACCTGTGAATGCTCAGCAAGCCGCAACCATCATTGAGCAACCATTGAGTCCGTCCACTCGCCCCAAGATTGCCATTTATCGATCTGAGAGTTGTGGGTGCTGCACGAAATGGGGTGAGTACATAGAAGCTGAAGGCTTCCCAATCCAAGACAAGGTGGTGAAGGATATGGATGCTTTCAAACAAGCCAACGGCATCACGCCAGAGCTGGCGTCTTGCCACACTGCAGTTGTGGAGGGATACGTTGTGGAGGGGCATGTTCCTGCAGCATCCATCAACAAAATGTTGGACGAACGTCCAGACATCAGAGGTCTCACAGCTCCAGGAATGCCCATGGGATCTCCTGGGATGGAAACTGCAGGGATCAAAGCTGAAGCATTTGATGTCCTTGCCATCGCGAACGATGGAACGACCACAATCTATGATCAAATCAGGCCTAAGTGA
- a CDS encoding class I adenylate-forming enzyme family protein: protein MQVSGRFLAKPVELNDPLRSALSRDPGAVALHDLNGSMSWAELEQSCNALAKHYLSIGLRPGDRIASLMPNSLEVLIHYLAGLRCGLVLTPLNYRYTVPEINHALEVSAARCLLHHCERQTDVDASNVSSVCDLGCITANDDGFTSELSQDFGELALSQTEHKSDQPCFLFFTSGSTGKPKGVTHTRQSLGWMFSSLLDATALKPGEQFLAGGSLSHIASSTFSLSALCRGASVLVPNNLSCTSLEMLLRQHHPQVLMALPVTLFSLVRDERLQRSDFSSVRLCISGGDKVNHQLHVEFENATGQRIDECYGMSEIGFASLSPIEGENRLGSVGQMCPGFEGCIRSSDGRELSFGEEGVLWVKSPTLTVGYWNNPSATAESLQEGWFNTGDAMRLDDDGYFWFCGRRKQIIVHDGSNICPQDVEEALMEHPAVDQAGVIGIEDSVHGQNVHAYVSFKSGFDAPSVPELISFARERVGYKAPEVLQVLPSLPLNSVGKINRVALHAMTSRH, encoded by the coding sequence TTGCAGGTTTCCGGTCGATTCCTTGCTAAACCAGTCGAACTGAACGATCCGCTCCGATCAGCTTTGAGCCGAGATCCAGGCGCAGTGGCTCTGCATGATCTAAACGGCAGCATGAGTTGGGCTGAACTTGAACAGTCGTGCAATGCACTTGCGAAGCATTACCTGAGCATCGGTCTTCGCCCTGGCGACCGAATTGCCTCACTCATGCCTAATAGTTTGGAGGTGTTGATTCATTATTTAGCTGGCTTGCGCTGTGGGCTTGTGTTAACGCCACTGAACTATCGCTATACCGTTCCCGAAATCAACCATGCTCTTGAGGTCAGCGCTGCCAGATGCCTGTTGCATCACTGCGAACGTCAGACTGATGTTGATGCCAGCAATGTTTCAAGTGTCTGCGATCTTGGCTGCATCACGGCTAATGACGATGGATTCACCTCCGAGCTGAGCCAAGACTTTGGAGAGCTTGCCCTATCCCAAACAGAGCATAAATCTGATCAACCTTGCTTTTTATTCTTCACTTCAGGAAGCACAGGGAAACCGAAGGGTGTCACTCATACACGGCAAAGCTTGGGCTGGATGTTTTCTTCTCTGCTCGATGCCACCGCCTTAAAGCCTGGTGAGCAATTTCTTGCTGGCGGTTCTCTATCCCATATCGCCTCATCAACGTTTTCTTTGTCTGCACTGTGCCGTGGGGCCTCTGTTCTGGTGCCTAACAATCTCAGCTGTACATCCCTGGAAATGTTGCTTCGGCAGCACCACCCGCAGGTCTTGATGGCCTTACCTGTCACGTTGTTCAGCCTTGTGCGCGATGAACGTCTACAACGCAGTGATTTTTCATCGGTTCGCCTTTGCATCAGTGGTGGAGACAAAGTGAATCATCAGTTGCATGTTGAGTTTGAGAATGCCACCGGACAGCGTATTGATGAGTGCTATGGCATGAGTGAGATTGGCTTTGCAAGCCTCTCCCCGATTGAAGGTGAAAATCGGCTTGGTTCTGTAGGACAAATGTGTCCTGGTTTTGAAGGCTGCATCCGCTCATCCGACGGACGAGAGCTGAGTTTTGGCGAGGAAGGTGTTCTCTGGGTGAAGTCCCCCACTTTGACGGTCGGATATTGGAATAATCCTTCTGCTACAGCGGAGTCCTTGCAGGAGGGGTGGTTTAACACCGGTGACGCCATGCGTCTTGATGATGATGGCTATTTCTGGTTTTGCGGTCGCAGAAAACAAATCATCGTTCACGACGGATCCAATATTTGTCCCCAAGATGTAGAGGAAGCTTTGATGGAGCACCCCGCCGTAGACCAGGCAGGAGTGATCGGAATTGAAGATTCCGTGCATGGACAAAATGTGCACGCTTATGTGTCTTTCAAATCTGGATTTGATGCCCCTTCAGTTCCAGAGCTGATTTCTTTTGCCCGTGAGCGGGTTGGCTACAAGGCTCCTGAAGTTTTGCAGGTCCTTCCCTCTCTTCCTCTGAATTCTGTGGGTAAGATCAACCGTGTTGCTCTTCATGCAATGACCTCCAGGCATTGA
- a CDS encoding 4Fe-4S binding protein, with translation MTGNPLQPLQQLAPYIVGRVRRGVVGSSRYACKLREAIRNAASDSERRPVLISGEPGLEKDNIASLIHFGSPDRKQLMLRLDGALLKPDGSDIFGSSGDPSKASLLQQLGHGSLLIDQLERVPEQLKSRLLELAEGKVDSQVRLIFTSETLSPGFDRCCTVIRVPPLRVRRQDLGEWLRYGVRQRSSILGWAQAPLVPEAVVKQLQAYDFPNNLRELETLIQQALQQMEQEGQAAPHVIPEVVFWTPQRQQLYRFDIWRWKPKLRELMRSPSLWNGLLFGVVSWLFVLVNLWLWLGPQDRAHNGALNLFWGWWWPLILLSYPFVGRLWCSFCPFMVWGEIVQRCARRLGWQPNRWPRSQSDTWASPMLAAGFAVILIWEEVWNLQNTAWLSSCLLLVITTGAVVSSLLFEKRFWCRYLCPVGGMNGLFAKLSVLELRAKAGTCSGSCSSYACFKGGPSEGEGLATEGCPLGTHPAHLQDNRNCVLCLTCAQACPHQSVQISVRPPAADIQRSMEVPSGEPALILVLAGDICLQNWHQLWGWWTQAPLTLAEGPLLPRLGIAVMTLAFPASIFAIARFLLKKERLQRTLYGLLPLLWAVMLAQYLPLGMSEGGAFLPVSFSPLDLSWQEALPVWRADSHVIGFCQSGAVGLGLLWSVVLLRRQLATHRSAWIVASAWVSVLAVGGRWLVDS, from the coding sequence GTGACAGGGAATCCGCTTCAACCCCTCCAACAGTTGGCTCCCTACATCGTGGGTCGTGTTCGGCGTGGAGTTGTCGGCAGCAGTCGCTACGCCTGCAAGCTACGTGAAGCGATCCGCAACGCAGCCTCAGATTCCGAGCGCAGGCCTGTTCTGATCTCCGGGGAGCCTGGCTTGGAAAAGGACAATATCGCGTCCTTGATTCATTTTGGATCGCCAGACCGAAAGCAATTAATGCTTCGGCTTGATGGAGCTCTTCTTAAACCCGATGGCAGCGACATTTTCGGTTCTTCGGGAGATCCATCCAAGGCTTCGCTACTCCAACAACTGGGGCATGGATCGCTACTAATCGATCAACTGGAACGGGTGCCAGAACAGCTCAAATCTCGCCTGTTGGAGTTAGCAGAAGGAAAGGTTGATAGCCAAGTCCGTCTGATCTTCACATCAGAAACACTCAGTCCTGGCTTTGATCGTTGCTGCACAGTAATCCGCGTTCCTCCCCTGCGTGTAAGGCGTCAGGATCTCGGAGAATGGCTGCGTTACGGAGTTCGGCAACGTAGTTCCATCTTGGGCTGGGCTCAAGCTCCTCTGGTTCCCGAGGCGGTGGTGAAACAGTTGCAGGCTTACGACTTCCCCAACAATCTGCGCGAGCTCGAAACGCTGATACAGCAGGCTCTCCAACAAATGGAACAGGAGGGCCAAGCCGCCCCTCACGTGATACCTGAAGTGGTGTTTTGGACGCCTCAAAGACAACAGCTCTATCGCTTCGACATTTGGCGTTGGAAACCAAAGCTACGTGAGTTGATGCGCTCCCCATCGCTATGGAATGGGTTGCTGTTTGGAGTTGTGAGCTGGTTGTTTGTGTTGGTGAACCTGTGGTTATGGCTCGGACCACAAGACCGGGCCCATAACGGTGCTCTCAATCTTTTCTGGGGCTGGTGGTGGCCTCTCATTCTTTTGAGTTATCCATTCGTGGGTCGACTGTGGTGTTCCTTCTGCCCTTTCATGGTCTGGGGAGAGATTGTTCAACGCTGCGCTCGTCGACTTGGCTGGCAACCCAATCGCTGGCCTCGAAGTCAAAGCGACACTTGGGCCTCACCCATGCTCGCAGCTGGATTTGCTGTGATCTTGATCTGGGAAGAGGTGTGGAACCTACAAAACACAGCTTGGTTGAGCAGCTGCCTCTTGCTTGTGATTACAACAGGCGCAGTAGTCAGTTCACTGCTGTTTGAGAAACGGTTTTGGTGTCGTTACCTCTGTCCGGTCGGTGGAATGAATGGGTTATTTGCCAAACTTTCCGTCTTGGAACTGCGAGCGAAAGCGGGAACATGTAGCGGCAGCTGCAGCAGTTATGCCTGTTTCAAAGGAGGACCCTCGGAAGGGGAAGGATTGGCCACAGAGGGCTGCCCGCTAGGAACGCACCCCGCCCATCTTCAAGACAACCGTAATTGCGTGCTCTGTCTCACCTGCGCTCAGGCCTGCCCACACCAATCCGTACAAATTTCTGTGCGACCCCCTGCCGCAGACATTCAGCGCTCCATGGAAGTTCCAAGTGGCGAACCCGCTCTCATCTTGGTTTTAGCAGGAGATATTTGCTTACAAAACTGGCATCAACTTTGGGGCTGGTGGACTCAAGCTCCGCTGACTCTGGCGGAAGGTCCATTGCTGCCAAGGCTTGGGATCGCAGTCATGACTCTGGCTTTTCCTGCAAGCATCTTCGCAATCGCTCGTTTTCTGCTGAAAAAGGAACGACTCCAACGCACGCTCTATGGATTGCTGCCTTTGCTTTGGGCCGTCATGCTGGCTCAATATCTACCTTTAGGTATGAGCGAGGGTGGAGCTTTCTTACCGGTGAGCTTCTCTCCTCTTGATCTGTCTTGGCAGGAAGCGCTGCCTGTCTGGAGAGCTGATTCCCATGTGATTGGTTTCTGCCAAAGCGGAGCTGTAGGTCTGGGTTTGTTGTGGAGTGTGGTGCTGCTCAGGCGTCAGCTGGCTACCCATCGCTCGGCTTGGATAGTCGCTTCCGCTTGGGTCTCCGTGCTTGCAGTAGGTGGACGATGGCTTGTCGACAGCTAA
- a CDS encoding metallophosphoesterase family protein, which produces MAHAVISCLHANLAAFEAVLDDIDQQGINTVTCLGDLVGYGPQPNEVVDLLRQRSIPTCQGCWDEDIVDGLNSCECSYPSQLAERRGHHAHHWTASRLTEDNKAFLAELPLTLRKDKLLFVHGSPNSQHEYLLPDMNAFAALERVETAGAETLFCGHTHQPYVRELTGGSIRVSVQQRGVQPSNEQEMTLPLRRIVNAGSVGEPRHGNTNATYVIHDDRTGEVSIREVNYDVAKTCRAILDAGLPEVFAWRLSHGFEYAERAEDASHVCER; this is translated from the coding sequence ATGGCTCATGCTGTGATCTCCTGTTTGCACGCCAATCTCGCCGCTTTTGAAGCCGTGTTGGATGACATTGACCAACAAGGAATTAACACCGTTACTTGCTTGGGCGACCTTGTGGGCTATGGCCCCCAGCCCAATGAGGTGGTGGATCTGCTGCGACAGCGCTCCATACCCACATGCCAAGGCTGTTGGGATGAGGACATTGTCGATGGCCTTAATTCTTGCGAATGCAGCTACCCGTCACAGCTTGCAGAGCGCCGAGGGCATCACGCCCATCATTGGACGGCGAGCCGTTTAACGGAGGACAACAAGGCATTTCTTGCCGAACTTCCATTGACGTTGCGTAAGGACAAGTTGCTGTTTGTGCACGGTAGTCCCAACAGTCAACACGAATATCTGTTGCCAGACATGAATGCTTTTGCAGCACTAGAACGGGTGGAAACGGCAGGAGCCGAAACCCTGTTCTGTGGTCATACCCATCAGCCTTATGTCCGCGAACTCACTGGTGGATCCATTCGTGTCAGCGTTCAACAGCGAGGGGTGCAGCCATCTAATGAACAGGAGATGACCCTGCCGTTGCGCCGCATCGTGAATGCTGGCTCGGTTGGTGAACCTAGACACGGCAACACAAATGCCACCTATGTCATCCATGACGACAGAACGGGTGAGGTGAGTATCCGCGAGGTGAACTATGACGTGGCAAAAACCTGCAGAGCCATTTTGGATGCGGGTTTGCCAGAGGTGTTCGCATGGCGACTGAGCCATGGATTCGAATACGCCGAACGTGCGGAAGATGCCAGCCACGTGTGTGAGCGCTGA
- a CDS encoding GTP-binding protein, whose amino-acid sequence MPQTWLIVGPPGCGKTNWIRETLLKHQGSCAYLRLDGCSHEGLEAGINAGIDRNWLSDQIPRLQDLSNASVSPLPSSEDCLALIEAQQFRFPSIADSDRIDPRIQQQLDRLNLKPDKTLHFGRDSELPKQDTLDFTQLEAWHLNLRDSVWDPSSLSSFWFELVNGAYGDVYRAKALMNLPDGRSFFCNWMVSQEGSQFLPLETVEPPTGRPTRCSHLVVQGKALDQVGIQNTISDCLLADEVLEMQQAQLRQQQPDLQLN is encoded by the coding sequence ATGCCGCAGACCTGGTTGATCGTTGGCCCTCCCGGCTGCGGAAAAACCAATTGGATTCGCGAAACCCTGCTGAAGCATCAAGGTTCGTGTGCCTATTTGCGACTTGATGGTTGTAGTCACGAAGGTTTAGAGGCGGGGATCAACGCGGGGATCGATCGCAATTGGTTAAGCGATCAAATTCCGCGGCTGCAAGATCTTTCTAATGCAAGTGTTTCGCCTCTGCCTTCCTCTGAGGATTGCTTGGCACTGATTGAGGCTCAGCAGTTCAGGTTTCCCTCCATCGCGGATTCTGATCGGATCGATCCTCGGATTCAGCAGCAATTGGATCGCTTGAATCTCAAACCTGATAAGACCTTGCATTTCGGTCGCGACTCTGAGTTGCCTAAGCAAGACACTTTGGATTTCACTCAACTTGAGGCTTGGCATCTCAACCTTCGCGACAGCGTTTGGGATCCGAGCAGCCTCAGTAGTTTTTGGTTTGAGCTTGTGAATGGTGCCTATGGAGATGTGTATCGCGCTAAGGCCCTGATGAACTTGCCTGACGGTCGTTCTTTTTTCTGTAACTGGATGGTGAGTCAGGAGGGTTCACAGTTCCTCCCTCTTGAGACTGTCGAGCCCCCCACTGGTAGGCCAACGCGATGTTCTCACCTTGTTGTTCAGGGCAAGGCTCTCGATCAGGTCGGGATCCAGAACACGATCAGCGACTGCCTACTCGCTGACGAGGTTCTCGAAATGCAACAGGCCCAACTGCGTCAACAACAACCAGACCTTCAACTCAACTGA